The DNA sequence CAGGACGTGCTCGGCTCGGTGACTGTGGTCCTGCTCATCCTGGCGGCGTATCTGTACTTCAACGGCTAGCTGGCCTCTAAACCACGAAGAACACGAAGGTCACGAAGAAAGAAGGACACGAAGAAGAAGATCAATTGTTTCTTCGTGTTCTTCGTGACCTTCGTGGTTGAATTCTTCATGTCCTTCGTGGTTTGGCGAAAGGGCGCGAAAAGGTACCCAGTTCCTTTTAGCGCGCGAACAGCGACCGCGCGACGAACCACACGTTGGCGGGTCGTTCGGCGAGCCGGCGCATGTACCAGGGAAACCAATACTCTCCGTAGCTGATGAGCACGCGGACACGATATCCCTGGGCGGCAAGCTGCATCTGCTCCGTGCGCTGAACGCCGAAGAGCAGGGCGAACTCGAAGGCGTCCCGCGCGACATCGGCTGTGGAAGCATGCGCTTGGATGGCCTGAATGATCCGCTCGTCATGCGTGCCGAAAACGGCACACAGTCCTGCTGCTCGCGCCTCCGGCGCGATCATCTGTTTGGCCAGGGTCAGGTAGTTCTGGTCCACGTCAGCCTTGTGCGGGTACGCGATCGACGGCGACTCACGATAGGCACCCTTGACCAACCGAATGCCGCCACCGAGCGGGATGAGACTGGCCAGGTCGCTGGCGGTCCGATAGAGATAGGCTTGCAGGCACACGCCGACGTTGGGGAGCTTGGCGAGTGCTTGCCGGTACAGCTCCAGTGTGACATCGACGTACGTGTGCTGCTCCATGTCGATCCAGACGCGCCTGCGCTGCAGGCTGGCCGATTCGACGAGGGTCAGGAGATTCGCCAGGCAGGTGTCCTTGTCGACGTCGAGGCCGAGCTGCGTCAGCTTGACGGAGATCTGTGAGTCCAAGTCGGTTGCCCTGATCCGTCTCAGCACGTCCGCGTAGTGCTGCGTCACACGCGCAGCTTCCTCGATGTCGGCAATGTTCTCTCCGAGGTAGGTGAGCAGGGTGGCGATATCGTGCTGTCGGAGCGCTGCGGCGGCGTTCAGCGCATCGGTGGCCTGCTCGCCCGGCATGAAGCGCGAAACGGCCTTCTTGACGAAGCCGAGGCGCGGCGCTTGGTGACGGAGCCAACGACTCTCGGAGCCGGCCAGCAACACACTTCGCATCATTCCCATAGAGTGGTCCTCGTCACCGTGCCGCGCTCGGTTCATTGCTGCGGCGACTCAGCTCCACGCCCTCCGTCGTGACGTAGTACTTCGCCAGCATGTTGGCCTTCTCCCACGCCGGGACTGTCTCTGGAGCGCGGACGTACTCCAGGAATTGACGCGTCACCTCGGCGAAGTGAGACTCGTGTCCCGTCCGATATTTGTCCGGCACGGAGATGTGAATGCGGTCGTCCATCTCTTCGACGGCCACACCGGGATAGCGTGACTGAAGCTGGGCGATTCGGTTTTTCACGGCAGAGACGATGGCACCGCGCTCGGCATCGTTGACCGGCAGGACGTAGAGCTCCGGACGGTACTTTTCCTCGGCGCCTTGCCGGACCTCGATGTGTGCTTTGCTGCCGCGCACACCCGCCAGGTGCGTGTCCCCCGCGCCGGGTGGCGCTTCGAAGTTCCACGCCACCTTCACCCCAACGTGAATGCCGCGCAACACATAGGAAACCTCTGTGTTCGAGAAGTACTGCAGCTCGCCCTCGCTGATGTCCTGCGCAAGAAACGACGGGAAGTCGTCTTCACCTGTCACGCGGCGAAAGTCGGCCAGGGAGATCGTCGTCGGCCAACGCTTTGCGGAATCCAGTTGGATGTCCTTGCGATACTCGATCCCCTGTTCGGGAAAGAGCATCCAGGGCACGAGGTCCACGAGGTGGGTGCCCACGTCGGAAAGACCTTCCCCTTGCTGCTTCGTATCGAAGAACCACGCAGGGCGAAGGTTGGGCACGCCGGCCACCGTTTTCATCAAGTGGTGCACGCTCTCGAGATGGACCGCCGGTTCCGCCACGGTTCCCGCAACGACCTCACCGATGACCGCCTCGTCTTGCACGAGCTCCCGCTGCACAATCGTCGTGATCTCGTATCGCTCGGTCATCACGTCGTACGCAACGACATCGTTCTCCTCGGCGGCATCGAGGCTCGCTTCGAGCTTCGAGAAGTCGCTCGCCGAGATGATCCACGGCTTGTCCGCGAGCACGTGGAGCCCTGCCTTCGCCGAGGCCAGGATGCGATCGATCTTGCCCCGATTGCGGCCAGAGAGCACGACGACGTTCCCCGGACGCTCGTCGAGCATGCGCTCCAACGGCTCTGGCGTCGTGTGGATCTCGAGCTGCCAGCGAGTCGGGTTCTCCTCGCGACTGTTGAACTGTGCAATGCGATTCAGGTGTCCGACGAGATCGGGGCCGAGCGGCGCGTAGACGTGCACGACATCTGCGACACCAGGATACATCTCTTGCTGGATCAATGCGGCGTGGAAGTGACCGGGATCCAGCGTCATGAGCTCGACCGATGCGTCGGTTGATCTGAGAGACACGCCTTCTTGCTGTGTCATGGCCTCACCCTTCGGCCGGGACTGGGCAAGGCCGACCAATGCGAGCGTTCCAACCAATGCCGGAAGCAGCCAGAGCCGTCTCATCATTTGCCTCGGTTCCAAGAGCGGGGAAGAAGGGCCTGTCCCGTTTCCCTCGGCGTGAGGCATCCTAACAAACCCTCTCACTCTTGCCCAGTCCGATTACAATCGATTGGCATGGAAACGCGACGGCTTGGACGAAGTGATCTTCGCATTACACCGATTGGATTCGGCGCCTGGGCCGTCGGTGGGGGAGGCTGGCAGTTCGCTTGGGGACCCCAAGACGATGAGGCGTCGGTTCGAGCAATTCATCGGGCCATCGGTCTCGGCGTCAACTGGATCGACACGGCAGCCGCCTATGGGCTCGGACACTCCGAAGAGGTCGTCGGCCAGGCGGTGGCTCAGCTCCAAGCGGGAAGCAGGCCGTACATCTTCACGAAATGCAGCTTAGTGTGGGATAACAACAGGAATCTCTCGCACAGCCTGCATGCCGAGTCGATCCGCCGCGAAGCGGAGAGCAGCCTCCGGCGTCTCGGCGTCGATTGCATCGATCTGCTGCAGATTCACTGGCCGCGCTGGCACGGAGCGCCACCCGGTGCCAATGTTGACGCTCTCGACGAGGCCTGGACGACGCTCGCTGCGCTCGTGCAGGAAGGGAAGGTTCGCTACATCGGCAGCTCGAACTTCACCGTGGCAGATCTCGAGCGTGTGGAGGCGATTGCACCGGTGACGAGCAACCAACCACCGTATTCCATCGTGCGTCGCTCCATCGAGGAAGAGCTGCTACCCTGGTGTCAGGCACACCAGGTCGGCGTCATCGTCTATTCGCCGATGCAGTCCGGCTTGCTCTCTGGTCGCATGACGAAAGAGCGCGTGGCGAGCTTGGCGCCGGATGACTGGCGTCGCGGAAGCGTCGAGTTCCAGGAGCCGAAGCTGACACAGAATCTTCGGATCGCCGGCAAGCTCGGGGAGATCGGCCAGAGGCACGGCCGAAGCGCTGGCGAGACGGCCATCGCCTGGACGCTCCGTCACCCCGCCGTGACCGCGGCAATCGTGGGCGCGCGCAGCCCGGAGCAAGTGGACGGCGTCATCGGCGCGGCGACGTTCAGGCTGAGCGCCGCCGAAATCGATGAGATCGAGCAGCTCTAGGTAGGGCCGCCTCGCCGAGGCGGCCGTCATCTCGCCGAGGCGTCCGCGACACCCGCCCGTGCGGTAAACGTCACAAAAGTTGAATAGTATTGGAAGACATGGAGGACTCGATGTCCGGCCGCCTGCCTCGCCGCGCCTTTTTGACGCGGGCCCTTGCGGCGCCGAGTGCGCTCGTCGTGGGCTTCGATCCGGACAGGCGCTCATGGGTTATGAATGGATCCGCCGCGCGCCCGCTCGAGCGGTTGCCACGGCTCGCGGGCAAGCTGTCGTTCGACGAGGCAGCGCTCGATGCCGTGACGCTCGACAACGGCAACATCGTTCATCGCAAACCTCGCGCTGTCCTGCAGCCTACCTCGGTCGAGGATGTCGTCGCGATGGTTCGTTACGCGAACCAGCACGGTCTTCATATCGCCATGCGCGGTCAGGGCCACTCGGTGTATGGCCAGTCGCAAGCCGAAGCCGGGATCGTCGTCGATTCGAGCACGCTCGGTGGTGTTGTGAAGATTGGTGAGGATTTCGTCGATGCGCAAGCCGGTGCAACCTGGGAGGCGGTGACTCGCGCGACGCTCGAGAAAGGTCTCACACCCGGTGTGATGCCAGACACGATGTCGCTCTCGGTCGGCGGTGGTGTCAGCGTGGGCACGTGGGGACACACCAGCCATCGTTTCGGCGGCCTCGTGGATATGGTGACCGAGCTCGACGTGGTGAGCGGAGAGGGACGGCTCACGACCTGTTCTGCCGACCGTGAGCCTGAGCTCTTCGAGATGGTGCTCGCCGGTCTGGGCCAATGCGGCCTGATCGTCAGAGCGCGGATTGGGCTCATCCCAGCCCCTGACCAAGTGGTGCGCCAGAACCTCCTCTACGACGATCTCGATCGCTTTTATGCCGATCAGCAGCGCCTGGTCGAAGACGGCCGTTTCGAGCACCTCGAAGGGAGGTTCATCAAGGATTCGGCGGGCCGCTGGAGGCCGCGGATCGAAGTGGGAAGCTTCTCGGCCTCCAGCGATGCCGAGCTGACGAAGCGACAAGATGGCCTCCGCTTCACGAGTCGCGAGGCCACCGTGCACCTGCCTTACTGGAAGTATCTGACGACGAAGTCGTTCGTCCCGATACCAACCGAGCAGCCGGAGCGAGACGAGATGCGGGTGTCCCGGCGTAACCCGTCGGTTGTTACCTGGTTGCCCTGGTCCCGCGGCCAATCGTTCATCCAAGAGCACGTACTGAACGGTGCAGCGACTGTTGGCGACACCTGGGTGTTCGCATCATCTGTCATGGACACGGCGCGCTTCACGCGACCGCTGTTCAAGATGCCGAGCGAGCGTCTGGCGGTCTCCGCTTGGTTGTTTCGCAGCGCGCCGGTCGACGAGCCGCGCCTGTTCGAGGAGTTGCTGACCTCAGGCGCAGAGCTAATCGACGAGATGCGAGCTGCTGGCGGAAAGCGATACGCGCCGTACGGCCTCGTGCGGGAGCAATCCGAGTGGCAAGAGCACTACGGTCCAGAGGTCTGGTCGCGATTCGTGAAAGCGAAGCGGCAGTTCGATCCCAACAACGTGCTCACCCCCGGTCCAGGAATCTTCACCTCACCGCCGGACCTGAGCGAGTAACCACGTAAGGTAGGGCCGCCTCGCCGAGGCGGCCGTTATCTCACCGAGGCGTCCTGACGGCGCGTTCACGCCTTCGCGCTCCGCGCTACGGCGGACGAGTCGGCGAACGCGCCCTACTGGTCTTGATCAGTGCGTCGCTGCTTCGCCCCACAACGCCTTCAATCGCCTGTCGCGGCCGCAACTGAACCGATAGTATTTGTAACGTAGGGGATTCGTCTGGTAGTAGTCCTGGTGATAGTCCTCTGCGCGATAGAACGCCCCTTGGTCGACGATCTCGGTCACGATCTTGCCTTGGAGACGGCCCGAGGATTGTAGCGCCGCCTTGGATTTCTCTGCCGCTGCCCGCTGCTCGGCATTGTGCACGAAGATCGCGGTACGGTACTCAGAGCCGCGATCGCAAAACTGTCCGCCATTGTCGAGGGGGTCGACATTGCGCCAGAAGACGTCGAGCAGCTGCTCGTAGCTGATCTTCGCCGGGTCGTAGACGATTTCCACGGCCTCCGCGTGCCCCGTTCCGCCTGCCGAGACATCCTCGTAGGTAGGGTTCCGGGTGCGGCCGCCGGTGTAGCCAGAAGTCGTCGACACGACGCCGTCGATCTCGTCGTAGGGCTGCTCCATGCACCAGAAGCACCCTCCGGCGAAGATCGCCTTCGCCAGCCCTTTCTCAGCGGGGGGCGCCTTGTCTGGCTGGCCGATCGCCGACCTCTCGACCATCGAAGGGCTCGAGGCGCCGGACGCCACAACCGAAGCGAGCAGGAGGACACCGGCAACTGACAGTAGCGCGCGTGCCATCAGGGGACTCCTTGAGTTGGTCCAGGCGAAGTCCGAGGCGCTGGGCTCGAAACGATGAGTCTACATCTTAAGACGCGGTCCCGGCCAAAAGGTGTCACAGAATCAGGAATCCGGAACCTGCGAGAATTTTCGCCTACTCCTCTTGGGCAGCCTGACACCCATCCCCGGCCTTCGGCGTCATATCATGGTAAGACTATAGATGTCCCAGCCTTGCTAGAGAGGTGAGTTATGCGGCGCCGCCATTTCCTTACGGTATCGGCTGGAACCCTGGGCGCCGCCCTCGCGGGCGGAGGCTGGTCCCGCTTGAGCGGCTCGTCCGGAGGCACGCAGGAGACGAAGGCCATGTTGACCAAGTCGAAGGCGGAGTGGCGAAAGCTCCTTCCCGAAGGCGCGTACCGGGTGCTGTTCGAGGAAGGGACCGAGCGCTCGTTCTCGAGCCCGCTGGACAACGAGAAGCGTGAAGGGACCTTCGTCTGTGCCGCCTGCTTTCTCCCCCTCTTCGAATCTGACACCAAGTTCGATAGTCGCACGGGTTGGCCCAGCTTCGTCAGGCCGATAGACGGCAGCGTCGAGACCAAGAGCGACTACAAGCTGATCTTCAGACGTACCGAATATCACTGCACGCGCTGCGGTGGTCACCAGGGACACGTGTTCGACGATGGCCCGCCGCCGACAGGACAGCGGTGGTGCAACAACGGCGTCGCGCTGAAATTCGTGCCGAAGGGAGAGCCGTTACCAGCACTGCGCAAGTAAGGACCTGTCAGGGAATAAGTGCACCATTCTGGCTGCCGATGCATCCCGTCTGGCAGCGTTGCTCGTCGCTTACATACTCCCGGTATGCGTACTCCTCGCGCCTTGCCAGACGGGCGCCTCGACACCCAGAACGGCACACTTATTCCCTGACAGGCCCTAAGCGGGGCGTTCG is a window from the Luteitalea sp. genome containing:
- a CDS encoding proline dehydrogenase, with the translated sequence MNRARHGDEDHSMGMMRSVLLAGSESRWLRHQAPRLGFVKKAVSRFMPGEQATDALNAAAALRQHDIATLLTYLGENIADIEEAARVTQHYADVLRRIRATDLDSQISVKLTQLGLDVDKDTCLANLLTLVESASLQRRRVWIDMEQHTYVDVTLELYRQALAKLPNVGVCLQAYLYRTASDLASLIPLGGGIRLVKGAYRESPSIAYPHKADVDQNYLTLAKQMIAPEARAAGLCAVFGTHDERIIQAIQAHASTADVARDAFEFALLFGVQRTEQMQLAAQGYRVRVLISYGEYWFPWYMRRLAERPANVWFVARSLFAR
- a CDS encoding oxidoreductase; the protein is MPHAEGNGTGPSSPLLEPRQMMRRLWLLPALVGTLALVGLAQSRPKGEAMTQQEGVSLRSTDASVELMTLDPGHFHAALIQQEMYPGVADVVHVYAPLGPDLVGHLNRIAQFNSREENPTRWQLEIHTTPEPLERMLDERPGNVVVLSGRNRGKIDRILASAKAGLHVLADKPWIISASDFSKLEASLDAAEENDVVAYDVMTERYEITTIVQRELVQDEAVIGEVVAGTVAEPAVHLESVHHLMKTVAGVPNLRPAWFFDTKQQGEGLSDVGTHLVDLVPWMLFPEQGIEYRKDIQLDSAKRWPTTISLADFRRVTGEDDFPSFLAQDISEGELQYFSNTEVSYVLRGIHVGVKVAWNFEAPPGAGDTHLAGVRGSKAHIEVRQGAEEKYRPELYVLPVNDAERGAIVSAVKNRIAQLQSRYPGVAVEEMDDRIHISVPDKYRTGHESHFAEVTRQFLEYVRAPETVPAWEKANMLAKYYVTTEGVELSRRSNEPSAAR
- a CDS encoding aldo/keto reductase is translated as METRRLGRSDLRITPIGFGAWAVGGGGWQFAWGPQDDEASVRAIHRAIGLGVNWIDTAAAYGLGHSEEVVGQAVAQLQAGSRPYIFTKCSLVWDNNRNLSHSLHAESIRREAESSLRRLGVDCIDLLQIHWPRWHGAPPGANVDALDEAWTTLAALVQEGKVRYIGSSNFTVADLERVEAIAPVTSNQPPYSIVRRSIEEELLPWCQAHQVGVIVYSPMQSGLLSGRMTKERVASLAPDDWRRGSVEFQEPKLTQNLRIAGKLGEIGQRHGRSAGETAIAWTLRHPAVTAAIVGARSPEQVDGVIGAATFRLSAAEIDEIEQL
- a CDS encoding FAD-binding protein produces the protein MEDSMSGRLPRRAFLTRALAAPSALVVGFDPDRRSWVMNGSAARPLERLPRLAGKLSFDEAALDAVTLDNGNIVHRKPRAVLQPTSVEDVVAMVRYANQHGLHIAMRGQGHSVYGQSQAEAGIVVDSSTLGGVVKIGEDFVDAQAGATWEAVTRATLEKGLTPGVMPDTMSLSVGGGVSVGTWGHTSHRFGGLVDMVTELDVVSGEGRLTTCSADREPELFEMVLAGLGQCGLIVRARIGLIPAPDQVVRQNLLYDDLDRFYADQQRLVEDGRFEHLEGRFIKDSAGRWRPRIEVGSFSASSDAELTKRQDGLRFTSREATVHLPYWKYLTTKSFVPIPTEQPERDEMRVSRRNPSVVTWLPWSRGQSFIQEHVLNGAATVGDTWVFASSVMDTARFTRPLFKMPSERLAVSAWLFRSAPVDEPRLFEELLTSGAELIDEMRAAGGKRYAPYGLVREQSEWQEHYGPEVWSRFVKAKRQFDPNNVLTPGPGIFTSPPDLSE
- the msrA gene encoding peptide-methionine (S)-S-oxide reductase MsrA; its protein translation is MARALLSVAGVLLLASVVASGASSPSMVERSAIGQPDKAPPAEKGLAKAIFAGGCFWCMEQPYDEIDGVVSTTSGYTGGRTRNPTYEDVSAGGTGHAEAVEIVYDPAKISYEQLLDVFWRNVDPLDNGGQFCDRGSEYRTAIFVHNAEQRAAAEKSKAALQSSGRLQGKIVTEIVDQGAFYRAEDYHQDYYQTNPLRYKYYRFSCGRDRRLKALWGEAATH
- the msrB gene encoding peptide-methionine (R)-S-oxide reductase MsrB, translated to MRRRHFLTVSAGTLGAALAGGGWSRLSGSSGGTQETKAMLTKSKAEWRKLLPEGAYRVLFEEGTERSFSSPLDNEKREGTFVCAACFLPLFESDTKFDSRTGWPSFVRPIDGSVETKSDYKLIFRRTEYHCTRCGGHQGHVFDDGPPPTGQRWCNNGVALKFVPKGEPLPALRK